A single Stigmatella aurantiaca DNA region contains:
- a CDS encoding DHH family phosphoesterase, producing MPATPSANPRRTAVTAEPEDPLPPRLAHLPARDKLERLLKVARGKKKALILTHDNPDPDSLAAAVTLAHILERRAGMEARVGYGGIIGRAENVAFVRVLRLPVSHVSQLDFDAYDFFGLVDTQPPVGNHSLPARLRADVVIDHHPLRDESLQTPFADVGGDFGATATMLVEYLRAARLEPSVDVATALFYGIKADTRDLGRETTQTDIDSYLWLFPRCDKHLLGQIEHPELPARYFQLFHTSIERAKVYGTAIITDLEEVYSPDMVAEIAERMMFLDGMKWSLAYGTFRNQLFVSLRVKDRRMNAGRLIREACESFGGSSGGHGSMAGARLPLSGKASQRKALKRELVNRFLKAFGVAEQRPVSLLAAQDA from the coding sequence ATGCCTGCGACACCGTCCGCCAACCCCCGCCGAACCGCGGTCACAGCAGAGCCGGAAGACCCCCTGCCCCCACGGCTCGCCCACCTGCCCGCCCGGGACAAGCTGGAACGGCTGCTGAAAGTGGCCCGAGGGAAGAAGAAGGCCCTCATCCTCACCCACGACAACCCGGACCCCGACTCGCTGGCGGCCGCCGTCACGCTCGCCCACATCCTGGAGCGCCGGGCAGGCATGGAGGCCCGCGTCGGCTACGGGGGCATCATCGGCCGCGCGGAGAACGTGGCCTTCGTGCGGGTGCTGCGGCTGCCCGTCTCGCACGTCTCGCAGCTCGACTTCGACGCCTACGACTTCTTTGGCCTGGTGGACACGCAACCTCCCGTGGGCAACCACTCGCTGCCCGCCCGGCTGCGCGCGGACGTGGTGATTGACCACCACCCGCTCCGGGACGAGAGCCTGCAGACGCCCTTCGCGGACGTGGGCGGCGACTTCGGCGCCACCGCGACGATGCTGGTGGAGTACCTGCGCGCGGCCCGCCTGGAGCCCTCGGTGGACGTGGCCACCGCGCTCTTCTACGGAATCAAGGCGGACACGCGGGACTTGGGCCGCGAGACGACCCAGACGGACATCGACAGCTACCTGTGGCTCTTCCCGCGCTGCGACAAGCACCTGCTGGGGCAGATCGAACACCCCGAGCTGCCGGCGCGGTACTTCCAGCTCTTCCACACCTCCATCGAGCGGGCGAAGGTGTACGGCACCGCCATCATCACGGACCTGGAGGAAGTCTACTCCCCGGACATGGTGGCCGAGATCGCCGAGCGGATGATGTTCCTGGACGGCATGAAGTGGTCGCTGGCGTACGGCACCTTCCGCAACCAGCTCTTCGTCTCCCTGCGGGTGAAGGACCGGCGCATGAACGCGGGGCGGCTCATCCGCGAGGCCTGTGAGAGCTTCGGCGGCTCCTCGGGAGGCCACGGCAGCATGGCGGGCGCGCGCCTGCCCCTGTCGGGCAAGGCGAGCCAGCGCAAGGCGCTCAAGCGCGAGCTGGTGAACCGGTTCCTCAAGGCCTTCGGTGTCGCCGAGCAGCGGCCCGTGTCGCTGCTGGCCGCCCAGGACGCTTGA
- a CDS encoding cysteine desulfurase family protein gives MIYWDHNAATPLLPEVSQALARAFLEGGAGNASSIHQAGRDARRRLDGARARVAKVLGCEPKEVCFTGSGSEADALALKGAFVSRKEPLRRRIVTSAIEHPAVLAALTQLEKQGAEVVRLRPGADGRVPAGALLEALTPQTALCSLMWANNETGVVQPVREAALACRQRGIVFHTDAVQAAGKLPVSLREVDADLLALSAHKFGGPAGAGVLVVRKDVDLQALVPGHQEGSHRGGTQNVPYAEALALALELSQARQEASSAQVGALRDFFEREVQARLPGVTINGGAAPRVPNTSNLFFHGADGEALLIALDLEGICASSGSACASGTLSPSHVLLAMGLTPAQAHGSLRFSLGPGTTQEDVQRVVKALETHVPRARDIAARDLA, from the coding sequence TTGATCTACTGGGACCACAACGCGGCCACGCCGCTGCTCCCCGAAGTGTCCCAGGCGCTCGCCCGGGCCTTCCTGGAGGGGGGCGCCGGCAACGCCTCCAGCATTCACCAGGCCGGCCGCGACGCCCGGCGGCGGTTGGATGGCGCGCGGGCCCGGGTGGCGAAGGTGCTGGGGTGCGAGCCCAAGGAAGTCTGCTTCACGGGCTCGGGCTCGGAGGCGGACGCGCTGGCGCTCAAGGGCGCCTTCGTGTCGCGGAAGGAGCCGCTGCGCCGCCGCATCGTCACCTCCGCCATCGAGCACCCGGCGGTGCTCGCCGCGCTGACGCAGCTGGAGAAGCAGGGCGCGGAGGTGGTGCGGCTGCGGCCGGGCGCGGACGGCCGTGTCCCGGCCGGGGCGCTGCTGGAGGCGCTCACGCCCCAGACGGCGCTGTGCTCCTTGATGTGGGCCAACAACGAGACGGGCGTGGTGCAGCCCGTGCGGGAGGCCGCCCTCGCCTGCCGCCAGCGCGGCATCGTCTTCCACACGGACGCGGTCCAGGCCGCGGGCAAGCTCCCGGTGAGCCTGCGCGAGGTGGACGCGGACCTGCTCGCGCTCTCCGCCCACAAGTTCGGCGGCCCCGCCGGCGCAGGGGTGCTGGTGGTGCGCAAGGACGTGGACCTTCAGGCGCTCGTTCCCGGGCACCAGGAAGGAAGCCACCGGGGCGGCACGCAGAACGTGCCCTACGCGGAGGCCCTGGCCCTGGCCCTGGAGCTGTCCCAGGCCCGGCAGGAGGCCTCCAGCGCCCAGGTGGGGGCGCTGAGGGACTTCTTCGAACGCGAAGTCCAGGCCCGCCTGCCCGGCGTCACCATCAACGGCGGCGCCGCGCCGCGCGTGCCCAACACCAGCAACCTGTTCTTCCACGGCGCGGACGGAGAGGCCCTGCTCATCGCGCTGGACCTGGAGGGCATCTGCGCCTCCTCGGGCTCGGCCTGTGCGTCGGGGACCCTCTCTCCCTCCCACGTCCTGCTCGCCATGGGGCTCACGCCCGCGCAGGCCCACGGCAGCCTGCGCTTCTCCCTAGGCCCGGGCACCACCCAGGAGGACGTGCAGCGGGTCGTGAAGGCGCTCGAAACGCACGTGCCCCGGGCGCGCGACATCGCCGCCCGGGACCTGGCCTGA
- a CDS encoding Fic family protein, producing MKERYQEIDEKNETLRDYLDIFKDKSRDFLEKFEMSWIYHDAALEGVVYTQQELLAALFPGKVAAEASLMPVVLEVRNHKAVCDYIREEAATSKKTAQITLTQIKRMHDLLIGNTPEAMAARAATERRERTEKELSKERERAGLRKDMPLHRTYFHDIAQPAKIQPALEKLVDYTASAEFREFHPIKQAATVQHMFLQIFPFTEHSGKVGRMCTNLLMLRNNYMPVIIHSIDRQKYYESFRGNVAGFRTLLMDAIENSLDNGIKYFKDLNRRYKAIN from the coding sequence GTGAAGGAACGCTACCAAGAGATCGATGAGAAGAACGAGACGCTGCGCGACTACCTCGACATCTTCAAGGACAAGTCCCGCGACTTTCTCGAGAAGTTCGAGATGTCGTGGATCTACCACGACGCGGCGCTCGAAGGCGTCGTGTACACGCAGCAGGAGCTGCTCGCGGCGCTGTTCCCCGGAAAGGTGGCCGCCGAGGCCTCGCTGATGCCGGTGGTGCTGGAGGTGCGCAACCACAAGGCCGTGTGCGACTACATCCGCGAGGAGGCCGCCACGAGCAAGAAGACCGCGCAGATTACCCTCACGCAGATCAAGCGCATGCACGACCTGCTCATCGGCAACACGCCCGAGGCGATGGCGGCGCGTGCGGCGACCGAGCGGCGGGAGCGCACCGAGAAGGAGCTGTCCAAGGAGCGCGAGCGGGCGGGCCTGCGCAAGGACATGCCGCTGCACCGCACGTACTTCCACGACATCGCCCAGCCCGCGAAGATCCAGCCCGCGCTGGAGAAGCTGGTGGACTACACCGCGAGCGCCGAGTTCCGGGAGTTCCACCCCATCAAGCAGGCGGCCACGGTGCAGCACATGTTCCTGCAGATCTTCCCCTTCACCGAGCACAGCGGGAAGGTGGGCCGGATGTGCACGAACCTCTTGATGCTGCGCAACAACTACATGCCGGTCATCATCCACTCCATCGACCGGCAGAAGTACTACGAGTCGTTCCGCGGCAACGTGGCCGGCTTCCGCACGCTGCTGATGGATGCCATCGAGAACTCGCTCGACAACGGCATCAAGTACTTCAAGGACCTCAACCGCCGGTACAAGGCCATCAACTAG
- a CDS encoding deoxyribonuclease IV, with the protein MLLGAHESIAGGVSQAFARAEEHGARSLQIFTKNARGWNAPPLTQEERRAFRAEARRSGLPAIAHGSYLVNLGTEDPVLREKSIACVTEELTRCEQLGISCLVIHPGTHPDEKRGLALVAEGLDEVHRRTPRFRSRVCLEITAGQGHCLGWRFWHLTEILSRVAREDRLGICLDTCHLFAAGYDLSSEEGYDTVMAECDAAVGLDRVRCFHLNDSKKPLGCRVDRHEEVGKGTIGRTAFRCLVNDSRFVNTIGVLETPFPERYPEAIRLLESLRRRQ; encoded by the coding sequence GTGCTCCTCGGCGCTCACGAGTCCATCGCAGGAGGCGTGAGCCAGGCATTCGCGCGGGCCGAGGAACACGGCGCGCGCAGCCTTCAGATTTTCACGAAGAACGCGCGCGGCTGGAACGCCCCCCCGCTCACGCAGGAGGAGCGCCGCGCCTTCCGTGCCGAGGCCCGCCGCAGCGGGCTGCCCGCCATCGCCCACGGCAGCTACCTGGTGAACCTGGGCACGGAGGACCCCGTGCTGCGCGAGAAGTCCATCGCGTGCGTGACGGAGGAGCTGACGCGCTGCGAGCAGCTGGGCATCTCCTGCCTCGTCATCCACCCGGGCACCCACCCGGACGAGAAGCGCGGCCTGGCGCTGGTGGCCGAGGGGCTGGACGAGGTCCACCGGCGCACCCCCCGCTTCCGCTCCCGCGTGTGCCTGGAAATCACCGCCGGCCAGGGCCACTGCCTCGGCTGGCGCTTCTGGCACCTCACGGAGATCCTCTCGCGCGTGGCGCGGGAGGACCGCCTGGGCATCTGCCTGGACACCTGCCACCTGTTCGCCGCGGGGTATGATCTGTCCTCCGAGGAGGGTTACGACACAGTGATGGCCGAGTGCGATGCCGCCGTCGGCCTGGACCGCGTCCGCTGCTTCCACCTCAACGACAGCAAGAAGCCGCTGGGGTGCCGGGTCGACCGGCACGAAGAGGTGGGCAAGGGAACGATCGGGCGGACGGCTTTCCGCTGCCTCGTGAATGATTCCCGGTTCGTCAACACCATTGGGGTCCTGGAGACCCCCTTCCCGGAACGGTACCCGGAAGCCATCCGGCTTCTCGAATCCCTCCGCCGAAGGCAGTAA
- a CDS encoding serine/threonine-protein kinase encodes MTPPATPRPAQVFGNFELLAQLGKGGMAEVYRAKVLSGRHEGWQVALKRLLPSLVKDPASVELFIREADLSTQLDHPNIVKVLDVGIAENTYYIVMELVDGRDLGQVLRRCKHRGIPLPVDFAVYLGKVLLDALAYAHTATGPRGDALGIVHCDVSPSNLFISRVGEIKLGDFGVARVFVDGSRDGEEVLGKPYYLSPESLQGHVTPEADLWAATVVLYELLTLERPFTGNTPEEVFFNIRHRRYRPLHTLRPEIPESLEEVISRGFAERAEDRFPTAEAYAQALTPHYDERVGTPLAIAALVRGLFGTSD; translated from the coding sequence GTGACTCCTCCCGCCACGCCCCGCCCGGCCCAGGTGTTCGGCAACTTCGAGCTGCTCGCGCAGCTCGGCAAGGGGGGCATGGCCGAGGTGTACCGGGCGAAGGTGCTCTCCGGCCGCCACGAGGGGTGGCAGGTGGCCCTCAAGCGGCTGCTCCCGTCGCTCGTGAAGGATCCCGCCTCGGTCGAGCTCTTCATCCGCGAGGCGGACCTGTCCACGCAGCTGGACCACCCCAACATCGTCAAGGTGCTGGATGTGGGGATCGCCGAGAACACCTATTACATCGTGATGGAGCTGGTGGACGGCCGGGACCTGGGCCAGGTGCTGCGCCGCTGCAAGCACCGGGGCATTCCCCTGCCGGTGGACTTCGCGGTGTACCTGGGCAAGGTGCTGCTGGATGCGCTCGCGTACGCGCACACCGCCACCGGCCCCCGGGGGGATGCGCTGGGCATCGTCCACTGTGATGTCTCCCCGTCCAACCTGTTCATCTCCCGGGTGGGGGAGATCAAGCTGGGGGACTTCGGCGTGGCCCGGGTGTTCGTCGACGGCTCCCGCGATGGCGAGGAAGTCCTCGGCAAGCCCTACTACCTGTCGCCCGAGTCGCTTCAGGGCCACGTCACGCCGGAGGCGGACCTGTGGGCCGCCACCGTGGTGCTCTACGAGCTGCTGACCCTGGAGCGCCCCTTCACGGGCAACACCCCCGAAGAGGTCTTCTTCAACATCCGCCACCGGCGCTACCGGCCCCTGCACACGCTGCGGCCCGAGATTCCCGAGTCCCTGGAGGAGGTCATCTCCCGGGGGTTCGCCGAGCGCGCCGAGGACCGCTTCCCCACGGCGGAGGCATACGCGCAGGCCCTCACGCCCCACTATGACGAGCGCGTGGGCACGCCCCTGGCCATCGCCGCGCTCGTCCGCGGCCTGTTCGGCACCAGCGACTGA
- a CDS encoding AAA family ATPase, translated as MPPAGHSDDNPFNLENPSILDIAPPEPKSLEETGLKMGLLSDIALKFLYYSGTGTGMAIAEELCLPWPGVIERVVDFVATEKLVDLRGGKGFGRASVEFVLTEKGREYARDALTRTTYVGPAPVPIEQYNALITSQTEENPVVSREDLLMGLSHLTVTEELLDKLGPAVNSSRSLFLYGPPGNGKTSLAEAISRMFGGEAFVPYCLEIDNQIIKVFDSLNHSPVPLEVGRDGAGRRQTFEMDHRWQLCRRPAVVVGGELTLETLDLIYSETARFYEAPFQVKANGGMLLIDDFGRQKVHPTDLLNRWIVPLEKRIDFLTLHTGKKFEIPFEQLLVFSTNLDPKELVDEAFLRRIKYKIEVKNPDEETFRDIFQRVCEAVGIPYVDQAITYLIEAYYKPRNMQMRACHPRDLVSLIKDAARYRQIPPALSKDLLDQACEVFLVDL; from the coding sequence ATGCCTCCGGCTGGCCACTCGGACGACAACCCCTTCAACCTCGAGAATCCCTCGATTCTCGACATTGCTCCTCCCGAGCCGAAGTCTCTGGAGGAGACCGGCTTGAAGATGGGGCTGCTGTCCGACATCGCCCTGAAGTTCCTCTACTACTCGGGCACCGGCACCGGCATGGCCATCGCCGAGGAGCTGTGCCTGCCCTGGCCCGGCGTCATCGAGCGCGTGGTGGACTTCGTGGCCACCGAGAAGCTCGTGGACCTGCGGGGCGGCAAGGGCTTCGGCCGCGCCTCGGTGGAGTTCGTCCTCACCGAGAAGGGGCGCGAGTACGCGCGCGACGCGCTCACGCGCACCACCTATGTGGGGCCCGCCCCGGTCCCCATCGAGCAGTACAACGCGCTCATCACCAGCCAGACCGAGGAGAACCCCGTCGTCAGCCGGGAGGACCTGCTGATGGGGCTCTCCCACCTCACCGTCACCGAGGAGCTGCTCGACAAGCTGGGCCCCGCGGTCAACTCCAGCCGCTCGCTGTTTCTCTACGGGCCCCCGGGCAACGGCAAGACGAGCCTCGCGGAGGCCATCTCCCGCATGTTCGGCGGCGAGGCCTTCGTCCCCTACTGCCTGGAGATCGACAACCAGATCATCAAGGTCTTCGACAGCCTCAACCACTCCCCCGTCCCGCTGGAGGTGGGCCGGGACGGCGCGGGCAGGCGGCAGACCTTCGAGATGGACCACCGCTGGCAGCTGTGCCGCCGCCCGGCGGTGGTGGTGGGCGGCGAGCTGACGCTGGAGACGTTGGACCTCATCTACTCGGAGACGGCGCGCTTCTACGAGGCGCCCTTCCAGGTGAAGGCCAACGGCGGCATGCTCCTCATCGACGACTTCGGCCGGCAGAAGGTCCACCCCACGGACCTGCTCAACCGGTGGATCGTCCCGCTGGAGAAGCGCATCGACTTCCTCACCCTGCACACGGGCAAGAAGTTCGAGATTCCCTTCGAGCAGCTGCTCGTCTTCTCCACCAACCTGGACCCCAAGGAGCTGGTGGACGAGGCGTTCCTGCGCCGCATCAAGTACAAAATCGAGGTGAAGAACCCGGACGAGGAGACCTTCCGGGACATCTTCCAGCGGGTGTGCGAGGCCGTGGGCATCCCCTACGTGGACCAGGCCATCACCTACCTCATCGAGGCCTACTACAAGCCGCGCAACATGCAGATGCGTGCCTGCCACCCCAGGGACCTGGTGTCCTTGATCAAGGACGCCGCGAGATACCGGCAAATCCCCCCCGCACTTTCGAAGGATTTGCTCGACCAGGCGTGTGAAGTTTTCCTGGTCGATCTCTGA
- a CDS encoding branched-chain amino acid transaminase, with translation MSSTSSSVLRADQIWIDGKFVKWDEGHMHVMTHALHYGLGVFEGIRAYRTHDGRLAVFRLREHIQRLMDSAHICMLQMPFTIDEIMEACVELLRKQKDLFANGAYLRPIAFMGDGAMGLGAVNPTRVVVTAWDWGAYLGEKGMREGIRAKVSSFTRMHVNVNMVRGKISGQYVNSILAKREAVLGGYDEAILLDISGFVAEASGENIFMVNKKGIIKTPPLSSPILDGITRDTVLKLIRDSGRTVEEVTFTRDALYICNEIFFTGTAAEITPVREVDNRMVGDGKPGPLVQFVQDTYFRVVRGQEPRYADWLTYI, from the coding sequence ATGAGTTCTACGTCCTCCTCCGTGCTGCGCGCGGATCAAATCTGGATCGACGGCAAGTTCGTGAAATGGGACGAGGGCCACATGCACGTGATGACGCACGCGCTGCATTACGGCCTGGGCGTCTTCGAGGGCATCCGCGCCTACCGCACGCACGACGGGCGCCTGGCCGTGTTCCGCCTGCGCGAGCACATCCAGCGGCTGATGGACTCGGCGCACATCTGCATGCTGCAGATGCCCTTCACGATCGATGAGATCATGGAAGCGTGCGTGGAGCTGCTGCGCAAGCAGAAGGACCTGTTCGCCAACGGCGCCTACCTGCGCCCCATCGCCTTCATGGGCGATGGCGCCATGGGCCTGGGCGCGGTCAACCCCACCCGCGTCGTCGTCACCGCCTGGGACTGGGGCGCATACCTGGGCGAGAAGGGCATGCGCGAGGGCATCCGCGCCAAGGTCAGCTCCTTCACCCGCATGCACGTGAACGTGAACATGGTGCGCGGCAAGATCTCCGGCCAGTACGTCAACTCCATCCTCGCCAAGCGCGAGGCGGTGCTCGGCGGCTATGACGAGGCGATCCTGCTGGACATCAGCGGCTTCGTGGCCGAGGCCTCCGGCGAGAACATCTTCATGGTGAACAAGAAGGGCATCATCAAGACCCCGCCCCTCTCCTCGCCCATCCTCGACGGCATCACCCGCGACACGGTGCTCAAGCTCATCCGCGACAGCGGCCGCACGGTGGAGGAAGTCACCTTCACGCGCGATGCGCTCTACATCTGCAACGAGATCTTCTTCACCGGCACGGCCGCGGAGATTACCCCGGTGCGCGAGGTGGACAACCGCATGGTGGGTGACGGCAAGCCGGGCCCCCTCGTCCAGTTCGTCCAGGACACCTACTTCCGGGTCGTCCGCGGCCAGGAACCCCGCTACGCCGACTGGTTGACCTACATCTGA